A genomic window from Silene latifolia isolate original U9 population chromosome Y, ASM4854445v1, whole genome shotgun sequence includes:
- the LOC141631285 gene encoding uncharacterized protein LOC141631285: MEGFLKRIWSKHIIDKLSFLPNGVFIARFQSDAMKQAVLNSGYFLFDNKPVIIKPWMPDIELVKEEVKCVPAWVRLHKLPLKFWGKSLVKLANLVDKFIKSDEATMQKTRLGFARVMVELKIDQKFPDSIKFLDEKQQVIEIQIGYEWKPILCTKCKQLGHAKDTCRKGKKMIQTKPIRKEWRPVKKVEAPTVAQPASIQIEQQPATTEVHNNDQVVAEIIKTPAHRPGLSNDGSLSPVKNRQGISIASRVNSGSPTYMEALSGSKTPKQGIGVNETKIKPNNVNKAVSTVFNDWSVTTNSAYHVGGRIWVVWKPQYFDIIFLQYDAQFIHMEVEDRNSTLKFYYTIVYAFNGITEREPLWANIKRFRPPSTIPWVLGGNFNCVLLAEERLGGSFNLAEAEPFQQCLEDCEVMDLQASGSFYTWNNKQPPETRVYSRLDRALVNQGWTDHFPDMYANFLPEGHFDHSPCVIGQINRDHHRNRPFKYFNMWSMSPDFQACVDNIWKQNLAGTRMYRVTQKLRLLKPELKRINSTCYSDIENQAMLAATKLYQAQQHLIQQPGDRELMAQEYADIGNLFTCKAS, from the exons ATGGAAGGCTTCCTGAAAAGAATATGGAGCAAACATATTATTGACAAGTTATCATTCCTTCCTAATGGGGTGTTCATAGCAAGATTTCAATCAGATGCCATGAAGCAGGCAGTTCTTAACAGTGGATACTTTTTGTTTGATAATAAGCCCGTGATTATCAAGCCTTGGATGCCTGACATTGAACTAGTCAAAGAGGAAGTCAAGTGTGTTCCTGCGTGGGTAAGGCTCCATAAACTACCTCTTAAGTTTTGGGGTAAAAGTCTGGTTAAATTGGCTAATTTGGTGGATAAATTTATCAAAAGTGATGAAGCCACAATGCAGAAGACTCGACTAGGGTTTGCTCGTGTCATGGTGGAGTTGAAAATTGACCAGAAATTTCCTGACTCAATCAAATTCCTAGACGAGAAACAACAAGTAATTGAGATACAAATAGGATATGAATGGAAACCTATCTTGTGCACCAAATGCAAACAGTTGGGACATGCCAAGGATACTTGTAGGAAGGGTAAGAAAATGATTCAAACAAAGCCAATCAGGAAGGAATGGAGACCTGTTAAAAAGGTTGAGGCCCCTACTGTGGCACAGCCTGCAAGTATCCAGATTGAACAACAACCTGCAACAACAGAGGTACACAATAATGATCAGGTGGTTGCAGAGATAATCAAAACTCCAGCGCACAGGCCAGGATTGAGTAATGATGGTTCTCTGTCTCCTGTTAAAAATAGACAAGGGATCTCAATAGCAAGCAGAGTCAATTCAGGTTCTCCTACATATATGGAGGCTCTGAGTGGTTCCAAAACCCCTAAACAAGGTATTGGTGTAAATG agacaaaaataaaacctaataatGTAAATAAAGCAGTTTCTACTGTTTTTAATGATTGGAGTGTTACAACTAACTCAGCCTATCATGTTGGAGGAAGAATATGGGTGGTCTGGAAGCCTCAGTACTTTGATATTATTTTTCTACAATATGATGCTCAGTTTATACACATGGAAGTTGAGGACAGAAATTCTACTCTGAAGTTCTATTATACTATTGTCTATGCCTTCAATGGGATTACTGAAAGGGAACCCTTATGGGCTAACATAAAGAGGTTCAGGCCTCCTTCTACTATTCCTTGGGTTTTAGGGGGCAATTTTAATTGTGTTCTACTGGCTGAAGAGAGATTGGGTGGTAGCTTTAATCTGGCAGAAGCTGAACCTTTTCAGCAGTGTCTGGAGGATTGTGAAGTCATGGATCTCCAAGCCTCTGGTTCATTCTATACTTGGAATAATAAACAACCACCAGAGACAAGAGTCTACAGTAGGCTGGATAGGGCCTTGGTTAATCAAGGTTGGACTGATCACTTTCCAGATATGTATGCAAATTTCCTTCCAGAAGGCCATTTTGATCACTCCCCTTGTGTGATAGGGCAGATTAACAGAGATCATCATAGGAATAGGCCGTTCAAGTATTTCAATATGTGGAGTATGTCTCCAGATTTTCAAGCTTGTGTGGACAATATTTGGAAACAGAACCTAGCTGGTACCAGAATGTATAGGGTTACTCAAAAACTTAGGCTACTAAAACCTGAACTGAAAAGGATCAATAGCACTTGTTATTCTGACATTGAGAACCAGGCTATGTTAGCTGCAACTAAATTGTATCAGGCTCAACAACATCTCATCCAGCAGCCAGGGGATAGGGAGTTAATGGCTCAGGAATATGCAGACATCGGGAATCTCTTCACTTGCAAAGCAAGCTAA